The genomic interval GGTAGAGGCCAGTCGCCGGGCTTGGCCATAGGTTTTTGCTTTCATAGAGGCTCCTTGTTGACGGCATAAGTCCCCCCGCCCGGCCGAATGGCCGGGTTGGGGTGTGTCGGGATATAAAGAGGGAGGTGAGCTATTGCAGCAGGGTGAGCGCTTGATTGAGGGCTCTGGACTTGAGTTGGGATCCTTGGCCGAACCAGGCCGAATCGAGGCGATAATCCTGACTACGGGCGCGGCGATGGTGATCCACATATTCCGTCACCGCATTGACCAGACCCCAGGCGGTATTTTGGGAACTGGCGAGATCCGAGCCCATGCCCGCGCCTTGATAGAGTTCGTGGAGCTGTTGGACCGGACGGGTGAGGATGATTTGGTTATCGGCATCCAGCGGTTGGGCCAGCAGATCGCTAAAGAAGCGCAATGCTTCTTCTGGCGCGACAGGACGCTGCGCCAAGGCCTTGGTCTGTGACTTGAACTCATCCCAGTGAGAAAGCCCTAGCCCCAGCGCCTCTTTCACTGCAGCAGCATCGAACTGAGTGGAATGGGGGACCTTGATAGCGCCAGTGCTATCCCGTAGCGCCATTTGGAGTGTGTTGTTGCAGACCACCCGTAGCGAAGTGAACTGGGCAGTAGTACAGAGGGTGCCATCACAACTGGTGGCGAGCAGCAGATAGGATTTCACTACGTCCCTACCCTTAAGCTTCATATCCTGGCCGGTCTTGGCCAGTGCCCACAGCTTGCGACCGCCCTTGAGCGAGCCCGCCGTCTCTAATTCAAATCCACCAACTTCCACCAAGTCTTGGTAGAAGTGCAGCACCTCGTGGGGTTGCACCACGTTGTAGCGCCGGGAGACTACAGAGAGGGGCTCCAGATTATCTGAGCGGTAGAGCACCTTACTGTCGGCATAGGGGCGGATATGCAGGGCATCGGAGGCGACATTAAACATCACGTCGCTCTGCTCAATGGTCCAATTCATCCCGGCAGCTTGTAGCCAGATATCAAGAGATTGTTGTGAGGGCAAGATATTGCCGAGGCCATGCCACGGAGTCAGGCCGGTGTAGGCCATGGTGTCGATCAGGTGTGCCATAGGGATATCTCCAATGAAAAAGGGACTGCACAGAGCAGTCCCTTGGATAGGTTCATGGAGGTAACATATATCTGAAAATGATTGTAATGAGTCTTATTTCTTATTTGTGCTGGGTGCCTATACCTTGTTGGCTGTGGTACCCCGTGTGGTACCCCGAGCCCAAAACGACCAAGGGGTTAGCATCATGACGATGCTAACCCCTTGTTTTGTATGGCGTTCCCGACTGGAGTCGAA from Aeromonas rivipollensis carries:
- a CDS encoding DUF932 domain-containing protein yields the protein MAHLIDTMAYTGLTPWHGLGNILPSQQSLDIWLQAAGMNWTIEQSDVMFNVASDALHIRPYADSKVLYRSDNLEPLSVVSRRYNVVQPHEVLHFYQDLVEVGGFELETAGSLKGGRKLWALAKTGQDMKLKGRDVVKSYLLLATSCDGTLCTTAQFTSLRVVCNNTLQMALRDSTGAIKVPHSTQFDAAAVKEALGLGLSHWDEFKSQTKALAQRPVAPEEALRFFSDLLAQPLDADNQIILTRPVQQLHELYQGAGMGSDLASSQNTAWGLVNAVTEYVDHHRRARSQDYRLDSAWFGQGSQLKSRALNQALTLLQ